In Vagococcus hydrophili, one DNA window encodes the following:
- a CDS encoding DUF6711 family protein, which produces MSGALTINGVSVKPPRDFTVGLNTIDSDTSGRNAKGKMKRDIIDQKVKLELKWGPLSDAEISTILKSVKGKFFTVNYPDPEEGKQLTKSFYVGDRTAPAYSWNEKFKSIKWEGLSMNFIEE; this is translated from the coding sequence ATGTCAGGAGCATTAACAATTAATGGGGTGTCTGTAAAGCCACCTCGTGATTTTACGGTAGGTTTAAATACAATTGATTCTGATACTTCAGGAAGAAATGCAAAAGGGAAAATGAAACGGGACATTATTGATCAAAAGGTAAAACTTGAACTTAAATGGGGTCCTTTAAGTGATGCTGAAATTTCCACTATTTTGAAATCAGTTAAGGGGAAGTTTTTTACGGTCAATTATCCAGATCCCGAAGAGGGTAAACAATTAACAAAAAGCTTTTATGTTGGTGATAGAACTGCTCCCGCTTATTCTTGGAATGAAAAATTTAAGAGTATCAAGTGGGAAGGTTTATCCATGAATTTTATAGAGGAGTGA